A section of the Oncorhynchus gorbuscha isolate QuinsamMale2020 ecotype Even-year linkage group LG04, OgorEven_v1.0, whole genome shotgun sequence genome encodes:
- the prdm8b gene encoding PR domain zinc finger protein 8b, which produces MEESSSHKLVWDGDAKAVQQCLTDIFTSVYTTCDIPENAIFGPCVLSHTSLYDSIAFVALKSTDKRTAPYIFRVDTSAANSTSEGLMWLRLVQSARDRDEQNLEAYVKNGQLFYRSLRRIEKDEELLVWYGKDLIELLLLLNAGKAPVKAKGSTPYSCPDCNQRFQFEFPFLAHLRFRCTKRLQSMAAGSVDEEVPSKEPSTERPNPILTTTTPTRASPKLGRSDGDSAKPSTDFHNLARDLENSRTSPPSDREAEIRSESSGKRKFSDVEDRVRDGSSASLSLSQSHKSKEELASSAQNYRGVYGLEEKRRGPTFSPPGSGSTESGGEGKRSAFTEVKKSPQSLKAHGTSGGTKNLQSSNAENKDGGRPGPVNNPPQEKHLNIRQVLSETQPVQPQTRMEASPLGSAFTSVAQHGGGNSGERKSAFSQPSRHATSSFSQISPLVMTTPKHLDCHPAVGDTISSSRLYQADHLAAKLHGAELGANCPVPGAMSKQSPFLYAAAAATAYWPKSQGHIQLQMPSALTLLPPSFTSLCLPAQNWCAKCNASFRMTSDLVYHMRSHHKKEFAMEPMVKRRREEKLKCPICNESFRERHHLSRHMTSHN; this is translated from the exons ATGGAGGAATCCAGCTCACATAAGTTGGTTTGGGACGGCGACGCCAAAGCAGTGCAGCAGTGTCTAACGGATATATTCACCAGTGTTTATACCACATGTGACATTCCGGAAAATGCCATTTTCGGTCCTTGTGTTTTGAGCCACACGTCGTTGTATGACAGCATAGCCTTCGTAGCGCTCAAATCAACGGATAAACGAACTGCGCCATACATATTCCGG GTGGACACGTCAGCAGCCAACAGCACGTCCGAGGGCTTGATGTGGCTGCGGCTCGTGCAGTCGGCGCGGGACCGGGACGAGCAGAACCTCGAGGCCTACGTGAAGAATGGACAGCTGTTCTACCGGTCTCTCCGGAGGATCGAGAAGGACGAGGAGCTGTTGGTCTGGTACGGGAAAGACCTGAttgagctgctgctgctgctcaatGCCGGTAAAGCGCCGGTCAAGGCCAAGG GGTCCACTCCCTACTCCTGTCCTGACTGCAACCAGCGCTTCCAGTTTGAGTTCCCCTTCCTGGCCCATCTGAGGTTCCGCTGCACCAAGAGACTACAGAGCATGGCGGCAGGCAGTGTGGACGAGGAGGTCCCCAGTAAGGAGCCAAGCACTGAGCGCCCTAACCCCATCCTTACAACTACCACACCCACCAGAGCTAGCCCTAAACTGGGCCGCTCGGATGGGGACAGCGCCAAACCCTCCACAGACTTCCATAACCTAGCCAGAGACCTCGAGAACAGTCGCACCAGTCCGCCGAGCGACCGTGAGGCTGAGATCCGCAGCGAGAGCTCTGGGAAGAGGAAGTTCTCCGATGTGGAGGACAGAGTGAGGGATGGTAGCAGCgcctctctgagtctgtctcagTCTCACAAGTCTAAGGAGGAGCTGGCTAGCTCAGCACAGAACTATCGGGGAGTGTACGGCCTGGAGGAGAAACGACGAGGGCCGACGTTCTCCCCACCAGGGTCGGGATCCACTGAGTCAGGCGGTGAGGGTAAACGCAGCGCCTTCACCGAGGTCAAGAAGTCTCCACAGAGCCTAAAGGCGCACGGTACCAGTGGCGGCACCAAAAACCTCCAGAGCTCCAACGCCGAAAACAAGGACGGCGGTCGGCCCGGCCCCGTCAACAACCCTCCCCAGGAGAAGCATCTCAACATCAGGCAGGTTCTGTCGGAGACTCAGCCTGTCCAGCCACAGACCCGCATGGAGGCCTCTCCTCTAGGGAGCGCCTTCACCTCCGTAGCCCAGCACGGTGGGGGGAACAGCGGGGAGAGGAAGAGCGCATTCAGCCAACCCTCCCGCCACgctacctcctccttctcccagaTCTCTCCTCTGGTCATGACCACGCCCAAACACCTGGACTGCCACCCTGCGGTGGGCGACACCATCTCCTCCTCTAGACTCTACCAGGCTGACCACCTGGCCGCCAAACTCCACGGCGCCGAGCTGGGCGCCAACTGCCCCGTGCCGGGCGCCATGTCCAAGCAGAGCCCGTTCCTCTACGCAGCGGCTGCTGCCACAGCCTACTGGCCTAAGAGCCAGGGCCACATCCAGCTGCAGATGCCCTCAGCATTAACCTTACTCcccccctccttcacctctctgtGTCTGCCCGCCCAGAACTGGTGCGCCAAGTGCAACGCCTCCTTCAGGATGACCTCTGACCTGGTGTACCACATGAGGTCGCACCACAAGAAGGAGTTCGCCATGGAGCCGATGGTTAAGAGGAGGCGGGAGGAGAAACTCAAGTGTCCTATCTGTAACGAGTCGTTCAGGGAGAGGCACCACCTCTCGCGTCACATGACCTCCCACAATTGA